From Algoriphagus sp. NG3, the proteins below share one genomic window:
- a CDS encoding lantibiotic dehydratase has translation MKKFLFRCPLLDIDPTNELEIISNWDSILNILSVSSVSLSQALSTTSYPQLHPRLKKKVYKYILRGRYRSTPFGLLAGVGVGKSDDSRQFVLDISRVTPLSSAKNASLTVGNNFILAEGTYEKWNRMHFLTFQKNARRWGLVNFPKNHLFEQIIQQISPSRTTNFEMFRAGFENPASTYVKEIWDKMVSLGILYPESQESTQGDAVLPRKDMVYIDEISIPQSTLEEIGDFKQTAGGLFTRTRNAYLRAVTEWFEDKFDDRFVPLSLLLTYDEFNNLDFLGHLTQTPREQETDVFPLGLDSVRSVDLKPNFPSQPLDPAIYNLQVVFKLRKDATILAENLVCNRPFVYFGRFNKNERILEEQKEIKETIYRDKDAIYAELKLFETENVASICSSVPIFESFISPFPDTAPESLNFEDIEIGHIGGEFLLSHKKTRKKIIPVIIHPLNGKEISHPIMRLLWEISHQEAFMFSPYQLRKSMETSYIPQLNWGKIILQSRRWLIHSDSFPTREKLRQWLEDKAVPTPLQLGHLDRELVVHWKRNLDMEILWEELNKWKKLVLSDPIWLNDPLYHSSTKRAIYPQLVVHQSSAKNEVPLPDFINSLSKKADDSLYILIRVPENSFLTFLEFFFCERLCDLLKTENVQWYYVVYPGVAHLQLRVRFLRLHPAQKTKLDAMISLKHESSSFLYEVRPYYPEYKKYGDDDYIKSEQLFHLESSLMLSRDRDSPEDRVIGNRNLKLGLMTQLWMMVLTENKKDKLFFNILKHRIKSLSRSKLKELRKYNEELNSEEAIHSPYLTWQKLYYETIAEHSYLCLDDLTVKRFLLNHIHMQVNRFFPMDRKQMEDFIHYRLYTQLGKHLYTP, from the coding sequence ATGAAGAAATTTTTATTCAGGTGTCCACTTCTTGACATAGACCCAACGAATGAATTAGAGATAATTTCAAATTGGGACAGCATTTTAAATATACTATCCGTTTCCTCTGTCAGTTTGTCTCAGGCCTTGTCAACGACATCTTACCCCCAGCTCCATCCGAGGCTTAAGAAGAAGGTGTACAAGTATATACTAAGAGGCAGATATAGATCTACACCATTCGGACTTCTTGCCGGGGTGGGTGTAGGAAAGTCCGATGACTCCCGACAGTTCGTTTTGGACATAAGCCGGGTCACCCCACTTTCATCTGCTAAAAACGCCAGCCTGACCGTAGGCAACAACTTCATTCTGGCTGAGGGTACCTATGAAAAATGGAACAGAATGCACTTCCTCACATTTCAGAAAAATGCCAGAAGGTGGGGGCTCGTTAATTTCCCGAAAAACCACCTGTTCGAGCAAATCATCCAACAGATTAGCCCTAGCAGAACAACGAATTTTGAGATGTTCAGAGCTGGATTTGAGAACCCGGCATCAACCTACGTAAAGGAAATATGGGATAAGATGGTAAGCCTTGGCATCCTCTATCCTGAATCACAGGAAAGCACCCAAGGAGATGCCGTACTTCCGAGGAAAGACATGGTCTATATAGATGAAATATCCATCCCCCAAAGCACTTTGGAGGAGATCGGGGATTTTAAACAAACTGCCGGAGGGTTGTTCACGCGCACAAGAAATGCCTACTTGAGAGCCGTTACAGAATGGTTTGAGGATAAATTTGATGACAGATTTGTACCTCTCAGCTTACTCTTGACCTATGATGAATTTAATAATTTAGATTTTCTTGGCCATCTGACCCAAACGCCGAGAGAGCAGGAAACGGATGTTTTCCCATTGGGTTTGGACTCAGTACGATCTGTAGATCTTAAACCGAATTTCCCGTCCCAGCCGCTGGATCCTGCTATATACAATTTGCAGGTAGTTTTTAAACTAAGAAAAGACGCAACCATACTCGCGGAGAATCTGGTATGCAACCGCCCGTTTGTATATTTCGGTAGGTTCAATAAAAATGAGCGGATACTGGAAGAGCAGAAAGAAATCAAGGAGACAATTTACCGGGACAAAGATGCAATTTATGCAGAGTTGAAGTTATTTGAAACTGAAAACGTAGCATCAATCTGTAGTTCTGTACCGATTTTTGAAAGCTTTATAAGCCCATTTCCCGACACTGCTCCTGAATCCTTAAATTTTGAGGATATTGAAATAGGACATATTGGAGGTGAATTTTTACTGTCACATAAGAAGACGCGGAAGAAAATCATTCCGGTGATCATCCATCCCCTGAACGGAAAAGAAATAAGCCATCCGATCATGCGCTTGTTATGGGAAATTTCCCACCAAGAAGCGTTTATGTTTTCCCCTTACCAACTGAGGAAAAGCATGGAGACGAGCTACATTCCACAGCTGAACTGGGGAAAAATCATACTTCAGAGTAGAAGGTGGCTGATCCATTCTGATTCTTTTCCAACCAGGGAAAAGCTGCGTCAGTGGCTCGAAGACAAGGCAGTTCCCACCCCTTTGCAATTGGGGCACCTCGACCGTGAACTGGTGGTCCACTGGAAAAGAAATCTGGACATGGAAATTCTCTGGGAAGAGCTCAATAAATGGAAAAAGCTGGTATTAAGTGACCCTATCTGGCTCAATGACCCATTGTACCATTCTTCTACCAAGCGAGCAATTTACCCACAGCTAGTAGTCCATCAGAGTAGCGCAAAAAATGAAGTTCCACTTCCGGACTTTATCAACTCCCTATCCAAGAAAGCTGATGACAGCCTTTATATTTTAATACGTGTCCCCGAAAATTCATTCCTAACATTTCTAGAATTCTTCTTCTGTGAACGGCTGTGTGATTTGCTGAAAACAGAAAATGTGCAATGGTACTATGTAGTTTACCCCGGTGTAGCGCATCTACAGCTGAGGGTTCGGTTTCTCAGGCTGCATCCTGCCCAAAAAACCAAGCTAGATGCGATGATTTCCCTAAAACATGAGTCTTCATCCTTCCTGTATGAAGTTCGTCCTTACTATCCAGAATACAAAAAATACGGGGATGATGACTACATCAAATCGGAACAGCTTTTTCACCTGGAGTCGTCTTTAATGCTATCGCGTGACAGAGATAGTCCAGAAGACCGGGTCATAGGCAACAGAAATCTGAAACTTGGTTTGATGACCCAACTGTGGATGATGGTATTGACAGAAAACAAAAAGGACAAGTTATTTTTCAATATCCTGAAGCATAGGATAAAATCCTTGTCTAGAAGTAAATTAAAGGAATTAAGGAAGTACAACGAGGAACTTAACAGTGAGGAGGCCATTCATTCCCCCTACTTGACCTGGCAGAAATTATACTATGAGACGATTGCGGAACATTCCTATCTATGCTTGGATGATCTAACCGTAAAACGGTTTTTGTTAAACCATATCCATATGCAAGTTAACCGTTTTTTCCCTATGGACAGAAAGCAGATGGAGGACTTCATCCATTACAGGCTTTATACTCAACTTGGCAAACATCTATATACCCCTTAA
- a CDS encoding RHS repeat-associated core domain-containing protein: METFVVNETSEDVWFDNMIVMSISPAVVQETHYDPWGIELKGLGFQYAGIKANKYLYNGKELIEDNGIQYYDFGARMYDATIGRWGVVDPLAGHPNQLGMSPYSAMWNNPIIFNDPDGKCPDCPDPSTAKEGDKANPHGEREYTFSDGKWTAEGGMMEEFTVTSSGNGGNSSDGEDKGGGGFARGVVDGFGGGVDSTVDFFKSLSTEQGWKDLGNGMVDFAMLGCQICPEGMVMRSQLANNSYSYIQNIPNMSAYQMGYDFGFGLEKATEAALLSKGAGFSINVAKYGLGEAMWQSSTMGYRSILFGRYHSKFVPNGRRGILNTGMKTGIGWSNHGTRHVFRAKYNGKKLKFPSIYKE; the protein is encoded by the coding sequence ATGGAGACCTTTGTGGTAAACGAAACTTCAGAGGATGTCTGGTTTGACAATATGATCGTCATGAGTATCAGCCCGGCCGTAGTTCAGGAAACGCATTATGATCCTTGGGGGATCGAACTTAAAGGACTGGGCTTCCAATACGCTGGGATTAAAGCAAACAAATACCTCTACAATGGCAAGGAGCTGATCGAAGACAACGGTATCCAGTATTATGATTTTGGTGCAAGAATGTATGATGCTACTATTGGGAGATGGGGTGTAGTGGATCCGCTGGCAGGGCACCCCAATCAGCTAGGAATGTCACCGTATTCGGCTATGTGGAACAATCCTATTATATTTAATGATCCTGATGGGAAATGTCCCGATTGTCCGGATCCCTCTACTGCAAAGGAGGGAGATAAAGCTAATCCACATGGAGAGAGGGAATATACCTTTAGTGACGGAAAATGGACAGCTGAAGGTGGTATGATGGAGGAATTCACAGTAACTTCTTCAGGTAATGGTGGAAATAGCTCTGATGGGGAAGATAAAGGTGGCGGAGGGTTTGCAAGGGGAGTTGTAGATGGCTTTGGAGGTGGAGTTGATAGTACTGTGGATTTCTTCAAAAGTCTAAGTACAGAACAAGGGTGGAAGGATTTGGGGAATGGGATGGTTGATTTTGCAATGTTAGGTTGCCAAATTTGTCCTGAAGGGATGGTGATGAGATCTCAACTTGCTAACAATTCATATTCGTATATCCAGAATATTCCAAATATGTCTGCTTATCAAATGGGTTATGATTTTGGTTTTGGATTGGAAAAGGCCACTGAAGCAGCTTTATTATCTAAAGGAGCAGGTTTTAGTATAAATGTTGCGAAATATGGTTTAGGTGAGGCGATGTGGCAGTCTTCTACAATGGGGTATCGTAGTATTCTTTTTGGACGATATCATTCTAAATTTGTTCCAAATGGAAGAAGAGGCATTTTAAATACAGGTATGAAGACGGGTATAGGTTGGTCAAATCATGGGACGCGTCATGTATTTAGAGCTAAGTATAATGGTAAAAAATTGAAATTTCCTAGCATTTATAAAGAATGA
- a CDS encoding LytTR family DNA-binding domain-containing protein → MKEILQIGLLDDEEKPRDLLATFVGGIAGYNTAFSTDDPYFALKEALGQRIDILITDIAMPDMTGLQLSKDIKNLDIPVVLYSVHEKLAVDGYGINTVYFLRKPPKLEEVANALDNARIFITRLQERTVPPLEDFVMLNLLKYSRYFMLAPSEVDYLEQNNIDTKLTLDSGEEIELRSSLKNTLNQINRSFIVRVHRSYALNYYKIKAMDQAYCYMRSGKQIPIGNEYRKGFMEFLRSRRH, encoded by the coding sequence ATGAAGGAGATTTTACAAATTGGATTGCTTGACGATGAAGAAAAGCCAAGGGATTTGCTCGCAACTTTTGTAGGGGGAATCGCCGGTTATAATACTGCCTTTTCTACAGATGACCCTTACTTCGCCCTTAAGGAAGCACTGGGTCAAAGAATTGATATTCTTATCACTGACATAGCCATGCCGGACATGACTGGATTGCAACTGTCTAAAGACATCAAAAATCTGGATATCCCTGTTGTATTATACTCTGTTCACGAAAAACTTGCGGTGGATGGCTATGGGATAAACACGGTTTATTTTCTCCGTAAACCCCCAAAACTTGAGGAGGTTGCCAATGCATTGGATAATGCCAGGATATTCATTACCAGATTACAGGAAAGAACAGTTCCGCCGCTTGAGGATTTTGTAATGCTGAATCTCCTGAAATATTCGAGATACTTCATGCTGGCACCTAGTGAGGTGGATTATTTGGAGCAAAATAATATCGACACCAAATTGACGTTGGATTCGGGCGAGGAAATTGAATTAAGAAGCTCGCTAAAAAATACCCTAAACCAAATCAACAGATCCTTTATCGTACGTGTCCACCGATCCTATGCTTTGAATTATTACAAAATCAAGGCGATGGATCAGGCTTATTGCTACATGAGATCAGGAAAGCAGATCCCTATAGGAAATGAATACCGTAAGGGTTTTATGGAGTTTCTGAGGTCAAGAAGACATTGA